The genomic window GGACGTAAACTTTCCTGTCGTGAGTGCCAACATAAACACAAGCAGGGAACCAGAGCTTCGATCTCTCTTCAGGTGAAACATCGTCTTTCATAATTCATTAGCTGTCCCCTTTcttttcttataaaaatgaatgggatacatgttgtatactctcttccaagttccaacacaagtattttACCGATCGCGTAGTAGACCATTACATCCGTGCAGCACAAAAATAGAAACCTTGTCGGAAGTGATTCATAGTTAGCAACTCCGTAAACATAGCTTAAACCTACGTTATCAGGAAAGATCAGCAATTGGGCATATACCGTCCTTTTCGCACCACCCCTTAGAAGTTACTCAAGTACTTTTCCAACCACCTTGCGAAAGTTTTTCATCCATTTCGATATGCTTCCGTTTTCACGCCCAATATTCCCTTCTAGTCTGTCTCCGTGGAACGTCTATAGATTAATTATTCTTATTTCTCGTCCATATAGTCCATCCGTGGTCCTGAACGTGAGCGGAGAATATCTTGGCATTGTTGGCTACACAACTACAGACACGCCCTTCATCTCCGACTCAGGTTAGTTGTCGTTTGTGACCACAAGCAAGTAGAACTAGATCCTCAATATCGAATGGGCAAGATCTAGAAAATTTTCAGCTTATGGACCTTAACCTAAAAGACACAAATATCCCAGCTGTTAAAATTGTATGCTACCACCGTTAAAACAAATTTTATAAACAGCAAGCCTTGCGGTCACGTACATTTTAATGCGTCTGTCTTGTCCCTGTGTACAGGGAATAATCTGGTGTTTTCCGCGGTGGTGGCGTCAGTACAGGCGGAGGTGGACAAACTGCTGGACCAGGGAGTCAACAAAATCATTGCCTTGGGTCATGCAGGTAGGAGACACTGAGACGGTGTACAGGTTATTACTGGTAGAATATCGCTCAGTGCCAAATGTGAGACTTGTATTGCATACAAAGTCCgtggcatgtacatgaatgtatttCAATTCTACAATTTCGAATTGTTAAACTATATATGTATAACTGCAATTACTACATACTGTTTGCCCATTTTCTGAATGTTTTGTTTGGCTTTCACGTACAGGAATATTAGTGGATCAAGAGGTGGCGTCACGTGTACGCGGAGTGGACATAGTGGTCGGCGGACACACCAACACATTCCTATACACAGGTACTATTGAAAATTAAATTCCATATAAACCAATTTTGCAACTGTTATGGAATGAAGTTTATAAAACCAACCTCTTCTGTTGTAGGGCCACCTCCATCTACAGAATTAAGAGCCTTATGACTTGTACCCTATGGCGGTCTATCCAGACCACGACCCTAGCCCAGTGAAAGTATCAAATTCTATAGAAATCAATTGTGTAACTATTATGGAATGAAATTCATAAACCAATCTCCTCTTCTGTTGTAGGGCCACCTCCATCTACAGAAGAGCCTTATGACGTGTACCCTATCGCTGTCTATCCAGACCACGCGACAAGCCCGGTCCTAGTGGTACAGGCGTACGCCTTCGGGAAGTACCTGGGACACCTCAGGGTTACGTTTGATGACGACGGTAAAGTTACACAGTGGGCGGGGAACCCGATTCTTTTGGATGACACAGTTCCGAAAGGTACGAAAAAAAGCTAAAATGTGTTGACTAGAGATCACGGTTTAAGGGCGTACGAGTTGTTCATTCCACTGACCATGATTTAGCACATGCTACAGATGCTATATAGCACCATGCTTTCAAAAAGATGCGCATTTATAACCTTGGGAATTATTTACTTTTACAATGATTTCTTTGAGGCTTAGTCAATATCGGAACCTAAGCGCTGGACACATCTTACAGTACGTGGGGGTACACACTCTTAAATTTGTAGCTCAATGAATCACCGAGAAAAATTATTCACTAACGTCCATCCATACCATATTTTATAATATTTTCCTACACTTGTTTTTCCATGAACAGATGCCAACATCTCCGCCGAAGTGGCCAGGCTGGCGGCAAGCCTCGCGAACAAGACGGAGGAGTCGGTTGGGACGACACAAGTACTCCTTGGAGGGGAGTGCAAGTCTGGGGAATGCAACATAGGTGCGCAACTTGTTTTGCAATGATCATGAAGTTGTATACTGTCACATAATCAGAGGTGCCTTAGAGCTACAGTAACCAACAATATGCATTGAAAGAATGTGAACTGGGCCAGGGGTGTAGTATTGTCCTTATCATTCTCTCCGTTTTCCGTTTGAGTTTAGGAGTCATTTTACTTCTACTGGGCAtcagattgaacgagtgcctgTCTACTTCTTGTACAAAAAGTGTGAATGATTTTAAGTCATGTCATATCACCAGGTAACCTGATCACAAACTCCATGGTTCACCACAACATCAAACATCCTGACGAAACCAGCTGGAACGATGTCGCCATTGCTGTCCTGAACTCCGGCGGTATCAGGTCCATCATAGACCAAGGTAGGCACTTATGTGTCACCTCTAACTTCGTACCCACCGACTCTTACTTTATTGATCAGCGCGTAAATCAAGCACAACTTTGTATGGTGTATTGGGCGTTAAGAATAACCAATGGGTTTTAAAACACGAATATGAGCTCCACGGAAGGACTAGTCAACATACAATAAGTCATAACAACAGCTTGGCAAATTGTGTACGACACAGACTTTCAAACAAAACGTCATATGTGGTCACATGCGTACACCTAATATGATATAAGGGTTTGTCTTACGTTGATGAATCAGCCCATCTTAACATGCAAAGTAAGGTAGCAAATCCATAGACAGAACCACTGGTAGAATTCAGTTAACTTTGTTTGACCCCCACGTCCACGCTGACTGTTCAACCATGACCATGGTGTAAACATACCAAAGTCTCTATTTGTTGATATATTGAACGGGGTCTTTACTGACTGGCGGAAGTTCGGTAGCCACAATGGCAACCAAACTTAACGATCATTCAGGTGCTTCATTATCCTTGGAACAAACAAGTCATGTACTAAATTCAAAGATGGAGCATGTGCGATACTTAtcttataacgttatatagagGCAATAAATGTTAGATATATAATCAAACATTTCGGAAGTAAGTGTATCCATGTAGGTCCCCTGCTTTCTCCATAAATTGTGTATAAAAAATGAACTTGGTCAATTAATTTGTAGGTTCTATCACTGTGGGAGACGTCGTTGGATGCATCCCTTTCGAGAACACCATAGACATCGTGGAGTTGCGCGGGGAGGATGTGTTACGTATGCTGGAGCACTCCGCCATCCTTATCGGCCACCCAAGATTCCTGCAAGTCTCTggtacgtatacatgtacagatttcTATTGGGAATGGTTATCATCATAAATAACTGCAAAATATTCTTATACCAACAGCTGTTAACATGGCACAAGGTGCTGGCCTTGTATAGGAGCCACTTCGATCCAGTTGCCGGTACCTCTCAGATTTGTTCTGAAAAGCttcaatgaataaatagatagatgaaaCGGTAAGAGACAAACACATTTGTTTATTCTGCTTTCAGGTCTCCGCGTGGTGTATGACAAGACCAAGGCACCAGGTCACAGAGTGGTGAAAGTAGACGCACTCTGCAGCACCGGCTGCCTCATCCCGGAGTACCGGCCGCTCGACCCCACCGCCAGCTACAAGATCATCATGCCCACGTTCTTGGCAAACGGCGGGGACGGATATAACATGATAGCCGAGAACAAGACAGCCCACTATATACCAGGTATGCAACCATCTGTTtaagcccccattccactagacggcgatctcgctgcgctctcactgcgacctaaatcggatttgtatAACCCTtgcttcataattggaatatcatgctaaagtatgattgaaaagacaacaaaacacacaaaagcgTAAAGCGATtctttttttgtacaatgtatctatgaaattcgttgagcgctgttaattttaggtcgcagagagcgcgcggggGGTATAACTAAAACTGTACGTGGGTGGTATGAAGCAAGTGTTAGGAGTAAGCAATTAAGTTAAGTTTGCTACAACACAGTAAATATTTCTGTCCAACCTACAGGTGACCTTGACACAGATATCCTGATTGAGTACATCAAGACCGCCTCACCTGTGTCTGTAGGACTGGAGGGACGCATCCGAGTCATCAACTCAACCCAGGAGGAGCCACAGCAGCCCTGTCCAACCATGGCAGCACCTTCTACTGGACACTTTTTCACAACAGGTACATGTCAATACCGTCACTGACATTGACATGTACGACGCCGTGTACTTGCCACTAGACACATCTTTTTGAACTAATGCCTTTTGAACAATTCAAAGTAATTAAAGCACAAACACTGACCTTTATGAATGTCTGTTTCCAGATGATGATGACCACTTTGAGGACGAACCTGACGACGTCGACAAGAACATCGTCGCCTTAGCAGTGGGAATCCCTGCAGCTCTGGTCCTAACCATTGCCGTCATAGCCTGTGTGATTTGGGGTGTGAAGAGAAGTAGAAACAAGTTCACCATGACAAACAGTAACCCTGGCATGGCCCAGGCAAACCCAGTTTTTGCAATGGAAAAGGGGATAAATGGCTAGAACAACCGCTAAAAAGGCATTACAACTTGCATTTCTTTATATCCATCCATGGACAATGTACTATTAGACTTTGCTGCATGTTCAGTGTCATTGTCATTACTATTCAAGTCAATTTTGTTTTCCTTACTTTGTTTTGCTGCAAACATAACTGTACAATGaaagtggtgtgtgtgtgtgtgtgtgtgtttgtgtgttgaatGTGTGCTTTATGTCTATGGGTACGAATTTAGTCATTGTATGAGCTAGTCTGGAAGATAACGACACAATGTCACAGATGTCAAGtaacagtatgtacatgtaaatatgtacatgtacataaaacaacTTCTACAGGCTCTCCTTTTTCCCGCGCTCCATCAGGGAATGGAATGATTTAGAGCCTGGTGCGGTGGAGGCAGAGTCCCTCGCCCAGTTCAAGTCTGAACTGGGGAGGACTCTGCTGCATTGAGTCACCCCCTCACgtcttgtacatatgtaaatattaccTTCACTGTGTTGTCTTTTGCACCTACAGGATACGTTTTTGTGTATTGACCGCGCCTTTTCCCATGTTTGTCAAATTATAACCCATGCGCAGCTGCCAATAAGCCTTGTTAACAAGGGTTCGGCAgtatgaaagaagaagatgtaaaatCATGACTTTTACACAAGTTACTGTAAGGGTATTAAGTGATTGGGACGACTGGCATTTTGCCATGTATCATGCAGTTGACATTATGATATGCAATGAAAGGAATATAATTGTATATATCAAATtatgctttgttttttttctcagtttGAGTCAATCCTTCTTTGCTATGTACCCTACAGTCAGTCTTTGCAGTAATATCCTTTTGCTGCTTGTGACCATAAAAATATTCTTGGAAAGAAGCTAACCAAACAAATCCTTCAGATAGAGGTATTATACATTCGATAGAGGTATTCAAGGTGTGGGTGGCAATTCTTTTAACCAGCAGGGCAACAGAACATAGCACAAGGGCATTTCCTTCAGAATTTCCAGTCACTCATTTTTGTTTATGATCACTTTTGACATAAAACTGTCTTGTCACTAAAGGGTGTACTGTTTGTTACAGCATGTAGACAGGCAAAGTTGCAGTCAGCCAGTCTTTGGTTCTGCAAAGTGTGACATTTAGGTTTAAAGTGAGTACCTACTCGGGCAGGGGTCTCAGATTAAAACGATGACTATCCCAAAAGTAATTCTACCATTTCTATCCATAATCAATAATGACATTTGACACATTCTTGACTTCAAGTAAAGGTTCTATTCAAACAAAAAGAATGAGAAATAACTACAGTAACCAGAAATGTGTTTGGTACAGTAGAGGAAAAGAAACAGTAAAATTGAAGTGGTAACATAATAAACTTAGAATATGTTTCTTGTGcaaatagaataaaacatggAACTGTCTTCAGTGTTACAAGCATCTAATGTTACTAAAATGAACTAAGTCTCCAAGCGTACAATTGatcaatatcaaaatcaataaaacagcTACAATTATCGGTGTACACTGTTGAATCATTATCTGGTCACTTTATTGCACTTTCCTTATGTTTTGTCTGATCCATGTCTAAAGACCATAGTATACAATCAATATTGTTTCAGAAGTCCATTTGTTACGAACAGAAGTCCATTTGTTACGAACAGGAAAACGAACAGGAAAAGCATAAAAAACGTTTGACTAAACTCAATTTCTGCACTTATCTATCAAAACATTGTAATATTCATGATGCTCAAATGTAAATCACACTTGCAGATGTATCATTGGTCAGAAAGACATTTTTCACAAATTCTTCAACCTTTGATTACACCAATTTATTAATCATCTGCACATGAGCCATTATACTCTCTACAGTTTGGTGTCATACTCCTCTTCCCCTGACTCCTCTCCCTCCCGAGCGGCAGATCTTTGGGCATTCCCAGTCAGATATCTGCTGACGTCGGTGCCAGAGGCTGtcaacatggccctgaagtggGAGTCCGGCTTGGACATTAACGCAGCTGGGGTGTCAAACTCCACCAactaaaatacacaaaaagaaGAATGTGTTGTAAATCTAGGAGAATATGTTATAAATCTACATACTGCAGTGTAGCCTGTATTATCTTCCATTTTGTGGGCCATCAGGCAACCTCTGTCTCCTGAAcaataaaggtacatgtaggcctGGGATAgatttttgaagaagaaaatatacttgacttttgaaaatatcttcctACATCTGGAGTAACCCCTTAACATGTTCTACAAAAACCCTTACCAACAGGTGTGctaaaacttgaatatgaaCGGCCACATTACTAAACGTATCAAGTTTTCTACAAATCAAGCTGTTCTAAAAGTCACTAAAGTGAATCttcttttgacaaaaaaatcaagacatgATCATATCTCAATAACTTATAACAGTTAGTCAGCATACTTACATGTCCATCATCCATGACCATGATTCGATCACAGTTGAGGACCGTGTTTAGCCGATGTGCTATGGTCATCATGGTACAGTCTGTGAAGGCCTCGTGGATGGTCTTCTGGATAAGACTGTCTGTCTCTGAGTCAATGGCAGCAGTCGCTTCATCCAGCAATATTATCTGTGTTTGGAAGGAAGGGGGAGGGCTTGAGCACTTATATACTAATAAGGACAACTGTATTATGAGTTGTTAACATTTTCTGGTGCATTATATGTAGCTCAATTTTCTGGGTAACTCACAAGTCTTAGAGAAAAATGATGGTGACTCGACACATGCAACAAAGTCATTGGTGAAGTCAATTCAGATGAAGAAAACTGGAAGTGGCTGTAACTAACACACCTTACTATTCCTCAGCAGGGCTCGAGCCATGCACATGAGCTGTCTTTCTCCAACGGAGAAGTTCTCACCATTCTCAATCACTGGAGCTTCAAGTTGTTTCTCAAGGGCTGAGATCTACAGGAAAGAACAGAAATTCAGTGAATTATCCACATGGAGGCATGCTGTAGAGCTGTCTGTGTCCTAGAATTGTCTCCGCTGTGTAAACCTTTGTCTTACAATAGAGATTCAGTTATATTCTTGCACAAGATACCAGTACAATGACATGATGTGCCAATCGAGTTTGGCTTCATTAAAGGGAAGAGCCTTTACAATGATAGATGCTGGTGATTGATACCAGATAAGCAAAAAAACATACCCTGTCTTTCATGTAAGACCTCTCCAAAGCTTGCCACAGCTGGTTATCTGAGTACTGATTGAAAGGGTCCAGGTTGTACCTGTTTTAAGGACAAAGGAAATCATAAGCATTAAATCAATTTCACAATCATCATGCAGAAGTTTCTATTATAAAACTTAGGGCAAAACAACATACCTTATTTAGacgaaaaaattaaaatgctTTATCTTAAATGGTGTTGGAATGTCTAAATATGCTTCAAATATGGAAGTAAATTTAACATACCTAACTGTGCCGACAAATAGCACAGGGTCCTGAGGAATGATGGACAGTTTACTGCGGAGGGAGTGCAGTCCGATCTTGCTGATGTCCACCCCGTCAATGGAAATGACTCCATCTGCTGATTCAACTAACCGAAACAGGGCTACGCCGAGGGATGACTTCCCTACACAAGATACAAGAATTCATTCTTACCATAAGACAGCAGTAAAATATTGCCATCTTAGTAGATGCTTTGAAATAATGTCTGAAAACTAAGTGTtcatattgaagaaaaaaaactttacttCTGAGATTATGAATGAGAGGAGTAGAAGCAGGGGAACCTGTATAGAAGTCTGGTACAAGACTGTAATCCAAGTTTTACCTGATCCTGTCCTGCCAACAATCCCAATGGACTCATTTGGATGGATGTCACAGTGGAtgcctttcagcaccaagggcaggttgTCCCTGTATTGCATCTTGTAGTGATCAAACTGCACCTGGCCTTGCTCTGGCCATCCTTCTGCAGGATCTGCACCTTTTATCCTTTCGGGTGCCTCCTCCTCAAGATTCTATCAGAAAAACACACCAACAATGGAAAAGTCTCAATAATTTGATAATTTACAAATCATTCAACATTTACCTGTTAACTAATATTCTAACACAACCCAATTTAAAAGACTCTTGGCTCTACCCTGGCTAATATTCTGATACACAGTGCGGTGTCACTGTTGATACAGACAAAACATCAGGCATGTATCCACTTACATTGCTGTAATGAGTTATTCTCTCAACTGAAGTGAACCTTGCTTCTGTTTCTGAAGCAGTCCTCACCATCAGCTGTAAGAGCCCAGATGTCTGAAAGGCCAAAGAACAAAGATTCACAATTCAAAAAGCACTTAACAATTACTatactgtacaaatgtaggtagaGTACACTCATTTACTATAATTGTATGTCATAGTTAATGTTGATGGATAGTACTGACCACTCACCTGAATGGCATATGACAAAGCCAGACCAGCTAAGGATGCAGGGATTTGTCCATGGAACACTACGACCATGACGGCAGCCATTGTGTTGATGACAAGAGCCATGGAGTCCAGGCGGACAGCCAGCCACCTTGTGCCCATGTTATACATCAACATGGCGGCATTATTCTTGTCGAGGAGAGTAATGAAGCTGTGCAGAAACTCCTCCTCCTGCTGGTAGGCATGGATGGTGTGCAGACCCTGGATAGAGGCGGTCACGTGGGAGAACCATGGAGATCTCATGATGTTGTCAAACCTGTGGTTGGGAAAATCAGTTTCCAGCAACATGTTAAGTCTTGAATACTACTTTTCAGAAAATCCAAATTATAGGTGGcatgttaaaaaaaattattgtcaATAGTCCTAATAGTAATAGGTGAGTAAGCAACAAAATTATTGGTTCCATCTGCATACGTGTAGCTCATGCACAATATGCAACGTAGCAAAAAATTGAAAGTCTTCTGTACAGGAGTGCAAATTGTGTGAACAATGTAAATTAAATGTATAAAGACAGTAATAATAGATTTTCCATACCAATTTCCTGACTCACCTTTTCAGTTCTCTGATAACATGTCTGAAGAAGTAGTTTGccaagaaaaaaaggataccCAGAGGCACCAGTGCCAAGACGAACCAAGGGAAGACTACACATATGTTCAGAATGGAGGCAACCACGATGAAGAGGGTTTCCAGATACACCTGCATGTTGAGGGGCAGGCGAACATCAACTGTGGAGAACAGAGAGGTTTTGGTTTACAGGAGGAAGCACTTAGCATCTAAAAACTTTGAATTAACAAAGACATTAAAAAATGATCAGTTATTTGCATGAGCAGAATTTGattgaagaaaataataaaattacacCAAGAAATTGCTAAATCCTTACCTTCATCAAGGTCCCTTGAGAAGCGATTGAGTATCCTTCCAGTTGGGGTCACATCAAAGAAATTCATCGGACAACGGAGAATCTGAAACAAGCCATATTGACTTAGTCCTATAAAGCAGACTATCAACTAGCTGTGACATTCAATTCAGTGAGAACTCATGAGTTTAACAAGCTATCAGCAAAGCATATTGCAAACAACCATAAAAATACCCCCACCATGACCATGTTAATACATATCAATCTAAAAAGGTACAAGATAAACTTACCGATGCAAACACAGACTTATGCAGTCTTGATGAGGCACCAAGAGTGACCTATACATGACAAGAatgcactttttaaaaattgtagAGAAATGTTATGACATCTACACATGTAGAACATAACTGCTCATATAGTACCAG from Branchiostoma lanceolatum isolate klBraLanc5 chromosome 4, klBraLanc5.hap2, whole genome shotgun sequence includes these protein-coding regions:
- the LOC136432996 gene encoding snake venom 5'-nucleotidase-like; protein product: MQHTLKASQFIGSTYNTQTLFEQTLLLRLRIFCLRFPDNTMWGSLVLLPFLLSGNIVLSFNLSILHTNDVHSRIEEANAFGGRCRPGRPCFGGVARLASKVQEVRSTDDNVILLDAGDWFQGTLWYYFFRSSVLSQFTNELRYDAMTIGNHEFDDGVEELVTFLRDVNFPVVSANINTSREPELRSLFSPSVVLNVSGEYLGIVGYTTTDTPFISDSGNNLVFSAVVASVQAEVDKLLDQGVNKIIALGHAGILVDQEVASRVRGVDIVVGGHTNTFLYTGPPPSTEEPYDVYPIAVYPDHATSPVLVVQAYAFGKYLGHLRVTFDDDGKVTQWAGNPILLDDTVPKDANISAEVARLAASLANKTEESVGTTQVLLGGECKSGECNIGNLITNSMVHHNIKHPDETSWNDVAIAVLNSGGIRSIIDQGSITVGDVVGCIPFENTIDIVELRGEDVLRMLEHSAILIGHPRFLQVSGLRVVYDKTKAPGHRVVKVDALCSTGCLIPEYRPLDPTASYKIIMPTFLANGGDGYNMIAENKTAHYIPGDLDTDILIEYIKTASPVSVGLEGRIRVINSTQEEPQQPCPTMAAPSTGHFFTTDDDDHFEDEPDDVDKNIVALAVGIPAALVLTIAVIACVIWGVKRSRNKFTMTNSNPGMAQANPVFAMEKGING